In Sporomusaceae bacterium, the following proteins share a genomic window:
- a CDS encoding cell division FtsA domain-containing protein, protein MDKKLLFALDIGTRSVVGLVGEQTAAGIKVLVAERQEHTTRAMLDGQIHDVPEVAKVLASVTARLTDKVGELKKVSVAAAGRALCTLRAGAEIDCGGRGALTGDDERALELAAIQAAQHQLATTKAVADPTGYYCVGYSVVRFTLDGTTMKTLVGQRGKSATIEVIATFLPRQVIDSLQAAIETVGLEMATLTLEPIAAINVLIPPTMRHLNLALVDVGAGTSDVAITRDGSVIGYGMVPFAGDEITEAVSQAYLLDFKVAEMLKRKLGDVRKKVSFTDVLGMTHKLAAGGIVERISPVVADLAKAIAAQILALNAAPPQAVLLVGGGSLTPALPETLAAALDIAASRVAIRRPDAVDNLLDIPAALVAPDGVTPLGILKLAGGRSLTFVQVTLNDRPLRLFNLGRLTVADALLVAGIDVRSLHGRPGMGFTVTINGQKRFLPGSLGQPGYILLNGAEASFGDSLSEGAVLKVEKGKDGSSPRPTVGELIPVPASFTVIIDNELVTVGPLVTVNGKAATAATKLADRDQVVCRQPATLTELLSLAGRPTDAREYRFIVNGSERTFVRWPEYMLNGVRCGPATPVNDNDIIVTVPVASPTLAELLGFDEETEDAYIVLFNGGKCRVPLRRWSFTVAGKPAAAVDTVRPGSYVDYKSYEIQPMVSDVLLAAEFDPRSLPTGSRVGIMVNGEAAEFTTPVKNGDKVEVAVGKA, encoded by the coding sequence ATGGATAAGAAGCTGCTTTTTGCCCTCGATATCGGCACCCGCAGCGTCGTCGGCCTGGTGGGCGAGCAAACGGCCGCCGGCATCAAGGTTCTGGTCGCCGAACGGCAGGAGCACACGACACGCGCGATGCTGGACGGTCAGATCCATGATGTGCCCGAGGTGGCCAAAGTGCTGGCCAGCGTCACTGCCCGCCTCACCGACAAGGTCGGTGAGCTGAAGAAGGTGTCGGTGGCCGCCGCCGGCCGGGCGCTCTGCACTCTGAGGGCCGGCGCGGAGATCGACTGCGGCGGTCGCGGCGCTCTGACGGGCGACGACGAACGGGCGCTGGAGCTGGCGGCCATCCAGGCGGCGCAGCACCAACTGGCTACGACCAAGGCGGTCGCCGATCCCACCGGCTATTATTGCGTAGGCTACAGCGTCGTCCGCTTTACCCTCGACGGCACGACGATGAAGACGCTGGTCGGCCAGCGCGGCAAAAGCGCGACAATTGAAGTGATCGCGACTTTCCTGCCGCGCCAGGTCATCGATTCGCTGCAAGCGGCCATCGAGACTGTCGGCCTGGAGATGGCCACTCTCACCCTTGAGCCGATTGCCGCGATAAACGTCCTTATCCCGCCGACGATGCGCCACCTCAATCTGGCCCTCGTGGATGTGGGCGCCGGTACGTCCGACGTTGCCATTACCCGCGACGGGTCGGTTATCGGCTACGGCATGGTGCCGTTCGCCGGCGACGAGATCACTGAGGCGGTTTCCCAGGCATATCTGCTGGATTTCAAAGTGGCGGAGATGCTGAAGCGCAAGCTGGGCGACGTCCGCAAGAAGGTTTCTTTCACCGATGTGCTGGGTATGACTCATAAGCTAGCCGCCGGCGGAATCGTGGAACGCATCTCGCCGGTGGTGGCGGATCTGGCCAAGGCGATCGCCGCCCAGATCCTGGCGCTGAATGCAGCCCCGCCCCAGGCGGTGCTGCTGGTGGGCGGCGGCTCGCTGACGCCCGCGCTGCCGGAAACGCTGGCCGCGGCTTTGGATATCGCGGCCTCACGGGTGGCGATCCGCCGCCCGGACGCGGTCGACAATCTCCTCGACATCCCGGCCGCGCTCGTCGCCCCCGACGGGGTGACGCCGCTCGGCATCCTCAAGCTGGCCGGCGGCCGCTCGCTGACTTTCGTGCAGGTGACGCTCAACGACCGCCCCCTGCGCCTCTTCAATCTCGGCAGGCTGACGGTCGCCGACGCCCTGCTGGTGGCCGGCATCGACGTGCGCAGCCTGCACGGCCGGCCGGGGATGGGCTTTACGGTTACGATCAACGGCCAGAAGCGGTTCCTCCCCGGCAGCCTCGGCCAGCCGGGCTATATCCTGCTCAACGGCGCGGAGGCTTCCTTCGGCGACAGCCTGAGCGAAGGGGCTGTCCTCAAGGTGGAAAAGGGCAAGGACGGCAGCAGCCCCCGCCCTACTGTCGGCGAGCTTATCCCTGTGCCCGCTTCTTTTACGGTCATTATCGACAACGAGCTTGTCACGGTGGGACCGCTGGTCACCGTCAACGGCAAAGCGGCGACCGCCGCCACCAAGCTGGCGGACCGCGACCAAGTGGTCTGCCGTCAACCGGCGACGCTGACCGAATTGCTGAGCCTGGCCGGCCGCCCCACCGATGCGCGGGAATACCGCTTCATCGTGAACGGCAGCGAGCGGACGTTCGTACGCTGGCCGGAGTATATGCTTAACGGGGTGCGCTGCGGGCCCGCGACGCCGGTGAACGATAACGATATTATCGTTACTGTGCCGGTCGCCTCCCCCACTCTCGCCGAGCTTCTCGGCTTCGACGAGGAGACGGAGGACGCGTATATCGTGCTGTTCAACGGCGGCAAGTGCCGTGTGCCGCTCCGCCGCTGGTCGTTCACGGTGGCCGGCAAGCCGGCGGCGGCGGTCGATACCGTGCGGCCGGGGAGCTATGTGGATTATAAGAGTTACGAGATTCAGCCGATGGTTAGCGACGTTCTGCTGGCCGCGGAGTTCGACCCCCGTTCGCTGCCTACTGGCAGCCGGGTGGGCATCATGGTCAATGGGGAGGCGGCCGAGTTCACGACGCCGGTGAAGAACGGCGACAAGGTGGAAGTGGCTGTCGGGAAAGCATAA